From a region of the Aeoliella mucimassa genome:
- a CDS encoding sigma-70 family RNA polymerase sigma factor, whose protein sequence is MTSFNTLFDHARDGNISSIGTLLHHYRNYLAVLASTQLEPRLLPRVSPSDVVQETLLRAHKNFGQFRGSSEPELLAWLRQILVNNLATFIEQHMLAARRDVRRERSLERLGASLEHSTIQLARMLPAKGKTPSVLVQQQEEAVRLADRLAQLPEDYCRVLVLRNLQELPFEQVAQRMGRSVGASRMLWLRAIDRLRTIYDEEASHA, encoded by the coding sequence ATGACCAGCTTCAACACCCTTTTCGATCACGCCCGCGATGGCAATATCTCGAGTATTGGGACTCTGTTGCACCATTACCGCAACTACTTAGCGGTATTGGCTTCCACGCAACTCGAGCCCCGCCTGCTACCACGAGTGAGTCCGTCGGATGTGGTTCAGGAAACGTTGCTCAGAGCCCATAAGAACTTTGGGCAGTTTCGCGGCAGCAGCGAGCCGGAACTCTTGGCATGGCTGCGGCAAATTCTGGTGAATAATCTGGCCACGTTCATCGAACAGCATATGCTTGCCGCCCGGCGCGATGTTCGCCGTGAACGCTCGCTGGAGCGACTAGGCGCATCGCTTGAGCATTCGACAATTCAGTTGGCACGCATGCTGCCGGCCAAGGGAAAGACGCCAAGCGTCTTGGTGCAGCAGCAAGAAGAAGCCGTGCGTTTGGCCGATCGTCTAGCGCAGTTGCCCGAGGATTATTGCCGCGTGCTCGTATTGCGAAACCTGCAAGAACTCCCCTTCGAACAAGTCGCCCAACGCATGGGACGTTCGGTCGGGGCTTCGCGAATGCTTTGGTTGCGGGCCATTGATCGACTACGAACGATTTACGACGAAGAAGCCAGCCATGCCTGA
- a CDS encoding tetratricopeptide repeat-containing serine/threonine-protein kinase, with translation MPDSGHTSTIESELSEQQQERLAQILDTYLQGIERGEPMSPEQLLEQHPEEASYLRGYLSGLKLFHQAAAAPATEAATRFHPEILGSQDTIGDFRLIRILGRGGMGVVYEAWQCSLQRKVALKVLPFTGNDDSVEIRRFKNEAQAAANIAHPHIVPVFSIGEEAGIHFYTMRLIEGPSLASLLDHLRVETIACHGETTAVELPADYDNCDHDVDRQQRDTELAIVGLNPSDRLSDRLRSVARLGAEAADALHAAHECGIVHRDVKPSNLLISNDGKLWITDFGLARCRDRDCNTQTGDIIGTMRYMSPEQARGQGDLVDHRTDIYSLGVTLYELATLNHPCPEVANPQWIIDGRRPVAKPLRSWNKHIPRDFETIVMKAISDEPGDRYRTALEFAEDLRRFEEGMPIKASPPSLLNRASKWARRHQRLATAAAMLIALLFAGQSFNNLLLANKNAEIASKNVAIDQALVSSEQNLRQALEVLDRFGARTVDQLAAIPGAEGLRFELLKDSLDYYNQFEGQVDPTSPTFDNIARAYSNMGMLSERLGETEVALTRYSTARQLWQQKLAADGNAPDSVLQLAKVCNRLALLLIQESRLDEADSSLRQAEQTLATKPIDQAKVPSNLVQLAVTKNNRGLWYKAKGNISQAIDCFEQSIHVLNHPQIEQSNDEDELRCLAASYNNLASLGSEVEFDQARRAYAWAIDIQRKLVALAPTNRLYQGELARTYSNLGYFLAQHQHWGDAKHSFRNAISIQQLLVQASPAAISYRRDWAISYNNLGMTQARVGEYQQALESFEQAYKIEKMLLNVVEQDPKLLSDLGSVCNNLGLLFQEQHDFQRAETAYAEALRYQRNASLQVPGSSSYRELVENHADNYVHCLLSQDKAAEADKLIDEQQAWGTSQVAAAKSRPAGSGVGKP, from the coding sequence ATGCCTGATTCAGGGCACACTTCCACCATCGAGAGCGAACTGTCGGAGCAGCAGCAGGAGCGGCTTGCGCAAATTCTCGATACGTACCTGCAGGGCATCGAACGGGGCGAACCGATGTCGCCCGAGCAACTGCTGGAGCAGCATCCGGAAGAGGCATCGTATCTTCGAGGATACCTGAGTGGACTCAAATTGTTCCATCAGGCGGCTGCGGCTCCTGCAACCGAAGCTGCCACTCGATTTCATCCCGAAATTCTTGGTTCTCAAGACACCATTGGCGACTTCCGCCTCATCCGCATACTTGGTCGAGGCGGCATGGGGGTTGTTTACGAAGCGTGGCAATGCTCCTTGCAGCGCAAGGTGGCCCTGAAAGTGTTGCCATTTACCGGCAACGACGATTCGGTAGAGATTCGCCGCTTCAAGAACGAAGCTCAGGCAGCCGCAAATATTGCTCACCCTCACATCGTTCCCGTGTTCTCGATCGGTGAAGAAGCAGGCATTCACTTCTATACGATGCGACTGATCGAAGGGCCATCGCTAGCTTCGCTACTCGATCACCTTAGGGTTGAAACCATTGCCTGCCACGGCGAAACAACCGCCGTGGAATTACCGGCAGATTACGACAATTGCGACCACGACGTCGATCGTCAGCAGCGAGATACAGAGCTGGCGATCGTAGGACTTAATCCGAGTGACCGGTTGAGTGATCGCTTGCGGTCGGTTGCTCGCCTGGGAGCCGAGGCTGCCGATGCGTTGCACGCGGCTCACGAATGCGGCATCGTCCATCGCGACGTCAAACCGTCGAACTTGCTCATCTCCAACGATGGCAAACTCTGGATTACCGACTTCGGCCTGGCTCGCTGCCGAGATCGAGACTGCAACACGCAAACTGGCGATATCATCGGCACCATGCGTTACATGAGTCCCGAGCAGGCGCGAGGTCAAGGCGACTTGGTAGACCATCGTACCGATATCTACTCGTTGGGGGTCACGCTTTACGAACTGGCCACGCTCAACCATCCCTGCCCAGAAGTGGCTAATCCACAATGGATCATCGACGGTCGCCGCCCTGTCGCTAAACCACTGCGAAGCTGGAATAAGCATATTCCTCGTGATTTCGAGACGATCGTCATGAAGGCGATCTCCGACGAACCGGGCGATCGCTACCGCACAGCACTGGAATTCGCCGAAGATCTGCGGCGTTTCGAGGAGGGGATGCCGATCAAGGCGTCGCCTCCTAGTCTGCTGAACCGAGCCTCGAAATGGGCTCGTCGACATCAACGCCTCGCGACCGCTGCAGCGATGTTGATAGCACTATTGTTCGCTGGTCAAAGCTTCAACAACCTGTTGCTGGCCAACAAGAACGCGGAAATTGCCAGCAAGAATGTTGCGATCGATCAGGCGCTGGTGAGCTCGGAGCAAAACTTGCGGCAAGCGCTGGAAGTGCTCGACCGGTTTGGAGCCCGCACTGTTGATCAATTGGCGGCGATTCCCGGTGCCGAAGGCCTACGTTTCGAGTTGCTCAAGGATAGTTTGGACTACTACAACCAGTTTGAGGGACAGGTCGATCCCACCTCGCCGACGTTCGACAATATTGCTCGCGCCTATAGCAATATGGGAATGCTTAGTGAGCGTCTCGGCGAGACGGAAGTGGCACTCACTCGCTATTCAACCGCTCGTCAGCTATGGCAGCAAAAGCTTGCTGCCGATGGAAATGCCCCGGATTCTGTACTGCAACTCGCCAAGGTGTGCAATCGGCTAGCGCTTCTGTTGATCCAAGAGTCCCGCCTGGACGAGGCCGACAGCTCCCTTCGCCAGGCAGAGCAAACGCTCGCCACCAAACCAATTGATCAGGCGAAGGTCCCTAGCAACCTCGTTCAACTTGCGGTTACGAAGAACAATCGAGGGTTGTGGTACAAGGCCAAGGGCAACATTTCGCAAGCGATCGATTGCTTCGAGCAATCGATTCACGTGCTCAATCACCCTCAGATAGAGCAATCAAATGATGAAGATGAATTGCGGTGTTTAGCAGCCAGCTACAACAACCTGGCATCGCTTGGTAGCGAGGTCGAATTCGATCAAGCAAGGCGAGCCTATGCTTGGGCGATTGATATCCAGCGGAAATTGGTGGCACTGGCACCGACGAATCGACTCTATCAGGGAGAGCTGGCACGTACCTATAGTAATCTTGGCTACTTCTTAGCGCAGCATCAGCATTGGGGCGATGCCAAGCATTCGTTTCGCAACGCGATTAGCATTCAGCAGTTACTAGTTCAAGCATCGCCTGCAGCGATCAGCTATCGTCGCGATTGGGCGATAAGCTACAACAACCTGGGGATGACTCAAGCAAGGGTAGGCGAGTATCAGCAAGCACTCGAATCGTTTGAGCAGGCCTACAAGATAGAGAAGATGCTGTTGAACGTTGTGGAGCAAGATCCAAAACTGTTGAGCGATTTGGGAAGCGTGTGTAACAATCTCGGCCTGTTGTTCCAGGAGCAGCACGACTTTCAACGTGCCGAAACCGCGTATGCCGAAGCACTACGCTATCAGCGAAATGCCAGTTTGCAGGTTCCCGGTAGTTCGTCTTACCGCGAGTTGGTGGAGAATCACGCAGACAACTATGTTCATTGTCTTTTAAGCCAAGACAAAGCAGCCGAAGCGGATAAACTAATAGATGAGCAACAAGCTTGGGGAACGTCTCAAGTTGCAGCTGCGAAGTCTCGCCCCGCAGGAAGCGGTGTCGGAAAGCCTTAG
- a CDS encoding aryl-sulfate sulfotransferase, producing MSQGSRAADLLEAKEDGLTINDSKATVGYTLVAPMNATSTYLIDNDGRVVNEWKSEYTPALSAYFLPNGHLLRPGAERGGMAGGPGAGGRIQEFDWEGNLVWDFSISSLKGAKYSKLRPHHDICPLPNGNVLVVCTEPKSSKECIEAGRLPTIATGELQTDAIIEIQPTGKKAGKVVWEWHPWDHLVQEVHEKKPNYGDVSEHPELIDVNFVNGMMDRMMQDPEELAKLRSLGYVGGGSAPAGGNRPDGNNDSQGDRSDRGGRGDRGGRHGGGGGPPGMGSDWMHVNAVSYNPQLDQIMISVHEFSEVWIIDHSTTSKEAASHEGGKAGKGGDLLYRWGNPRAYRNGTNIDQRLYAQHCAHWIAEGLPGAGHMLVFNNGANRPDGTYSSADEVELPVTDNGTYIKEEYLAYEPIEATWRYGSAENTGFFSMMISGCQRLPNGNTFICSGNQGILFEVTTDGEIVWQYKLAGGGGPGGPGGPGGFGGPGGFGQAPMFQGILPGPLAMMLGVDQGQQDRLAKLQESIDAKLKQVLTEEQLNKLQNPPREVLAGGMATPPKVGSIVPPGIEEHLALTADQKKELEKLQAEVSKELNQILNKRQRDLISQMEQMFTQAGAPGGPQGGFGPLQAGGPQARPDQQAQNGPQRGPQDRGGFGFPGFGPPGGDRQGGPGGRGGPGGPGGGGPGGGGPGGGGGVFRAYKYTTDYEGLKDKDLTPGDKLEEVVATAGGPGGFDGGRGGRGDRGSRGNRGNRGNRGNRGDRGDRGDRGGDFGGDFGGRPPADN from the coding sequence GTGTCGCAAGGCTCTCGGGCAGCCGACCTGCTCGAGGCGAAGGAAGATGGGCTGACCATCAACGATTCGAAAGCAACAGTGGGCTACACGCTCGTGGCCCCCATGAACGCGACCTCGACCTATCTGATTGATAACGACGGGCGAGTGGTCAACGAATGGAAAAGCGAGTACACCCCTGCCCTTAGTGCCTACTTTCTGCCGAATGGCCACTTGCTACGGCCAGGCGCGGAGCGCGGCGGCATGGCTGGCGGCCCAGGGGCGGGGGGACGGATTCAAGAGTTCGACTGGGAAGGTAACCTGGTATGGGACTTCTCGATTTCGAGCTTGAAAGGAGCCAAGTATTCGAAGCTGCGGCCTCATCACGACATCTGCCCACTCCCGAATGGCAATGTGCTGGTTGTCTGCACCGAACCAAAGTCGTCGAAGGAGTGCATCGAAGCGGGGCGGTTGCCGACGATCGCAACTGGTGAGTTGCAAACGGACGCGATTATCGAAATCCAACCTACTGGCAAGAAAGCGGGCAAGGTCGTGTGGGAATGGCATCCTTGGGACCACCTGGTTCAAGAGGTGCACGAGAAGAAGCCAAACTATGGCGACGTGTCGGAGCATCCGGAGTTGATCGATGTCAACTTCGTGAATGGCATGATGGATCGCATGATGCAAGATCCTGAGGAGTTAGCAAAGCTGCGTTCGCTCGGTTACGTCGGCGGTGGCTCGGCCCCTGCGGGTGGCAATCGCCCTGATGGAAACAACGACTCCCAAGGCGATCGGAGTGATCGCGGAGGTCGTGGAGATCGTGGTGGACGCCACGGCGGTGGTGGTGGCCCTCCCGGAATGGGGAGCGACTGGATGCATGTGAATGCGGTGTCGTACAACCCACAACTCGATCAGATCATGATCAGCGTGCACGAGTTCAGCGAAGTCTGGATTATCGACCATAGCACAACCAGCAAGGAAGCCGCCTCGCACGAAGGTGGCAAAGCCGGCAAAGGTGGCGACCTGCTCTACCGCTGGGGCAACCCACGAGCCTATCGCAACGGCACCAACATCGACCAGCGACTGTATGCCCAGCACTGCGCCCATTGGATTGCGGAAGGCCTTCCCGGCGCGGGGCATATGTTGGTGTTCAACAACGGCGCGAACCGCCCCGACGGAACTTATTCGTCGGCCGACGAAGTGGAACTACCGGTGACCGACAATGGCACCTACATCAAAGAGGAGTACCTTGCTTACGAACCAATCGAAGCCACCTGGCGGTATGGATCGGCCGAAAACACCGGGTTCTTCTCCATGATGATCTCTGGTTGCCAACGCTTGCCAAACGGTAACACCTTTATCTGCTCGGGTAATCAGGGCATTCTGTTCGAGGTCACCACCGACGGTGAGATCGTCTGGCAGTACAAGCTGGCGGGCGGCGGTGGTCCTGGCGGTCCCGGAGGCCCAGGCGGATTTGGCGGCCCTGGTGGCTTCGGCCAAGCACCTATGTTCCAAGGCATCCTTCCTGGCCCGCTTGCCATGATGCTTGGCGTCGACCAAGGACAGCAAGATCGTCTTGCTAAATTGCAGGAATCCATCGACGCCAAGCTCAAGCAAGTGCTGACGGAGGAGCAACTCAACAAGCTGCAGAATCCTCCTCGCGAGGTGCTTGCAGGCGGAATGGCTACTCCTCCAAAAGTGGGTTCCATCGTGCCTCCTGGTATTGAAGAGCACCTGGCCCTTACGGCCGACCAGAAGAAGGAGCTAGAGAAACTGCAAGCCGAGGTGTCGAAAGAGTTGAATCAGATCCTCAACAAGCGTCAGCGAGATCTGATTAGCCAGATGGAGCAGATGTTTACTCAAGCTGGTGCACCTGGTGGCCCACAAGGTGGGTTTGGCCCTTTGCAAGCAGGCGGTCCACAGGCACGGCCGGACCAACAAGCACAGAATGGCCCACAGCGTGGACCTCAAGACCGAGGTGGATTTGGCTTCCCCGGCTTCGGTCCTCCCGGTGGTGACCGCCAAGGTGGCCCCGGCGGCCGAGGTGGTCCTGGTGGTCCTGGTGGTGGAGGCCCCGGCGGTGGTGGCCCTGGAGGCGGAGGCGGAGTCTTCCGTGCTTACAAGTACACCACCGATTACGAAGGTCTGAAAGACAAAGACCTCACCCCCGGCGATAAGCTTGAAGAAGTGGTTGCAACCGCTGGCGGACCTGGTGGGTTCGACGGAGGAAGAGGAGGTCGTGGTGATCGTGGAAGTCGCGGAAACCGTGGTAACCGTGGTAACCGTGGTAACCGTGGTGACCGTGGTGACCGTGGTGACCGTGGAGGCGACTTTGGAGGCGACTTTGGAGGTCGTCCCCCAGCTGACAACTAG
- a CDS encoding alkaline phosphatase family protein, translated as MFALLPLDSLPVGYIGPGAGFALAGSFLAIFGAVLSAVSMILFWPFRRIIRMLFRKKPPRKPRFKRVVVIGLDGLDHKLTTRLLSEGRLPNLAKLRDTGNFNPLASTLPPISPVAWSTFQTGTNPGKHNIFDFLTPDLKTYMPKLSSVEIRTASKSFGIGPLKLFRFHQPDVRMLRKSKPFWSVLSEYGIFNCVIRVPITFPPEKLKGVQLSAMCVPDLRGTQGTFSQYTTQSKSEKEKTGGEVHYVSREGNTIKCHLLGPPDPHKPEEGDMKLPFVVKLNGGKSATLTINGEKHNLTLGEYTEWLSVKFPLGMGSSVKGVCRFLILSVEPEFNLYVTPVHIDPEHPAMAIGYPKVYPIYLAKRQGTYATLGLAEDTWGLSEEVLEDQHFLQQCTEIDMEREQMFFDGLEKVPEGFCVCVFDGTDRMQHMFWRYLDESHPARPAQVPAAFATAIEDLYGRMDDLVGRAMAKCDKEDSLLMVLSDHGFNTFRRGIDLNCWLEQNGYLVVDDAKRSDDYLTGVDWSKTKAFAIGLTGIFVNLAGKFEHGIVDPDEAPALRDEIAGKLREVIDPKNEQNAIKSVYQAAKAYRGPYKENAPDLIVGYASGYRVSWDAAVGRTSKELFSDNTKAWSGDHCVDPSVVPGVLFSNHEVTTEHPRLIDMAPTILDLFGCPVPDYMDGRVLDVGERNNLKAEQPSSEASVA; from the coding sequence ATGTTTGCTTTGCTTCCACTCGATTCGCTTCCCGTTGGCTACATCGGTCCAGGTGCTGGATTTGCTCTGGCTGGTTCGTTCCTGGCGATCTTCGGGGCGGTGCTATCAGCCGTGTCGATGATCTTGTTCTGGCCTTTCCGGCGGATCATTCGCATGCTGTTTCGCAAGAAACCTCCTCGGAAGCCGCGATTCAAACGCGTGGTGGTGATAGGGCTAGACGGTCTGGATCACAAGCTGACTACGAGACTTCTTTCAGAAGGTCGACTGCCGAATCTGGCAAAGTTGCGAGACACAGGCAACTTCAACCCGCTGGCGAGTACGCTCCCCCCTATCTCGCCAGTGGCTTGGTCGACTTTTCAAACTGGTACGAATCCTGGCAAGCACAACATCTTCGATTTCCTTACGCCCGATCTGAAGACTTACATGCCGAAGCTCTCGTCGGTTGAGATTCGCACCGCGAGCAAATCGTTCGGCATTGGACCACTCAAGCTTTTTCGTTTTCATCAGCCTGATGTGAGGATGCTGAGAAAGAGCAAGCCATTTTGGAGCGTGCTCAGTGAATACGGAATCTTCAACTGCGTGATTCGTGTGCCGATTACCTTCCCGCCCGAGAAGCTGAAGGGAGTGCAATTGTCGGCCATGTGCGTGCCCGACTTGCGTGGAACCCAAGGCACCTTTTCCCAATACACTACGCAAAGCAAGAGCGAGAAAGAAAAGACCGGCGGTGAAGTCCATTATGTGTCTCGCGAAGGCAACACGATCAAGTGCCATTTGCTGGGGCCACCCGATCCACACAAGCCGGAAGAAGGGGATATGAAGCTGCCGTTTGTTGTGAAACTCAACGGTGGTAAATCAGCGACGCTCACCATCAATGGCGAGAAGCACAACCTGACGCTAGGCGAATACACCGAATGGCTAAGCGTAAAGTTCCCGCTCGGTATGGGATCATCGGTAAAGGGAGTGTGCCGGTTCCTGATACTATCGGTCGAGCCGGAATTCAACCTATATGTAACCCCCGTGCATATCGATCCCGAGCATCCCGCGATGGCGATCGGCTATCCCAAGGTCTATCCCATCTACCTGGCAAAGCGTCAGGGAACTTACGCGACGCTAGGATTGGCTGAGGATACTTGGGGACTTAGTGAAGAGGTGTTGGAAGATCAGCATTTTCTTCAGCAGTGCACCGAAATCGACATGGAACGAGAACAGATGTTCTTCGACGGTCTGGAGAAAGTGCCGGAAGGATTCTGCGTGTGCGTGTTCGACGGCACCGATCGTATGCAGCACATGTTCTGGCGATACCTCGACGAGTCGCACCCCGCCCGCCCAGCCCAAGTCCCCGCCGCGTTTGCCACGGCTATCGAGGATTTGTATGGTCGCATGGACGACCTGGTGGGGCGCGCGATGGCTAAGTGCGATAAAGAAGATAGCTTGCTGATGGTGCTCTCCGACCATGGCTTCAACACTTTCCGTCGGGGCATCGATCTGAATTGCTGGCTTGAACAAAACGGTTATCTAGTTGTCGACGACGCCAAGCGAAGCGACGATTACCTGACTGGCGTCGACTGGTCAAAAACCAAGGCCTTTGCCATTGGCCTCACCGGAATATTTGTCAACTTGGCTGGCAAGTTCGAGCATGGGATCGTCGACCCCGACGAGGCACCCGCCTTGCGCGATGAGATCGCCGGAAAGCTTCGCGAAGTGATCGATCCAAAAAACGAACAGAACGCGATTAAATCAGTGTATCAAGCCGCCAAAGCGTACCGAGGACCCTACAAAGAGAACGCTCCCGACTTGATCGTGGGCTACGCCAGCGGCTACCGCGTGTCGTGGGATGCGGCGGTAGGACGTACAAGTAAGGAGCTCTTTAGTGACAACACCAAGGCCTGGAGCGGCGATCATTGTGTCGATCCTTCCGTCGTGCCAGGCGTGTTGTTTTCGAATCACGAGGTAACAACCGAACATCCTCGACTCATCGACATGGCACCGACCATTCTCGATTTGTTTGGTTGCCCGGTGCCGGACTATATGGATGGCCGGGTGCTCGACGTCGGCGAGCGAAATAATCTCAAAGCCGAGCAGCCATCGTCAGAAGCGAGTGTAGCATGA
- a CDS encoding alkaline phosphatase family protein codes for MSEKQTSKISRRTLLTGAAVAAGAAGLGATGYFVGGPNRVSRSLAKKVIVIGIDGMDPRLSAAMMSAGLMPNLSKMTGGGGFSSLGTSIPPQSPVAWSNFINGAGPGSHGIFDFIHRHPHDQCAPFYSGAETLPPEGAIDWGDYEVQLDFWPFNHQPSETVLRRKGVPFWDYLDAKKIDSVFYDLPSNYPPSPSQYGHHRCISGMGTPDMLGSYGTYQYFSEDTPAEGVEEGGGMRSKLSFDGDSAKAKIVGPPDALLKDVKPIEIPFDIHRDRKSDAVLIEVQGQRLMLKPGQWSRWVKLDFALSMPKPMPSQSASGICRFLVQELAPNFRLYVTPINIDPSSPSAQVSEPESFITDVSDELGLFYTTGFQEDHKARSNGVFNDDEFRRQATNVLEERLALFEYAVENYDDGLLYFYFSSSDLQSHMFWWDESDGNVQHPLFNSAEAATRFQYVKDLYRQLDSIIGDINDRYGGKATIIVMSDHGFANFGRQFNLNSWLRDYGYLNPRECTNVLVDGDWSRTKAYGLGINGLYLNLKGREAEGIVEPGEEQEKLLRQISARLKSVRDFNGKRVIREVYRSSEVYSGDAMELAPDLIIGYSRGYRASWETCLGELTEDTLLDNTSAWAADHCADALEVPGVLFTNKKIDKSDPSLVDIAPSILQEFGQPTPSTMTGSSIYKPA; via the coding sequence ATGAGCGAAAAACAAACATCAAAGATTAGTCGACGTACCTTGCTTACCGGCGCAGCCGTGGCGGCCGGCGCCGCGGGGCTGGGAGCCACGGGGTATTTCGTGGGTGGCCCGAATCGTGTGTCGCGCAGCCTTGCCAAGAAGGTGATTGTGATCGGCATCGACGGAATGGACCCTCGACTTAGCGCGGCGATGATGTCGGCCGGATTGATGCCGAATCTGTCGAAGATGACAGGCGGCGGTGGCTTCAGTAGCTTGGGTACGAGCATTCCACCCCAGAGCCCGGTCGCCTGGTCGAACTTCATCAACGGCGCGGGGCCCGGTTCGCATGGCATTTTCGACTTCATCCATCGTCATCCCCACGATCAGTGTGCGCCGTTTTATTCGGGAGCCGAAACGCTTCCCCCTGAAGGAGCCATCGACTGGGGCGACTACGAGGTGCAGCTCGACTTCTGGCCGTTCAATCATCAACCTTCCGAAACCGTACTGCGTCGCAAGGGGGTGCCCTTCTGGGATTACCTCGATGCAAAGAAGATCGATTCGGTCTTCTACGACTTGCCTTCGAACTACCCGCCGAGCCCGTCGCAGTATGGTCACCACCGCTGCATCTCGGGCATGGGGACGCCTGATATGCTGGGTTCGTATGGTACCTATCAGTACTTCAGCGAAGACACGCCAGCCGAAGGAGTCGAGGAAGGTGGTGGAATGCGGTCGAAGCTATCCTTCGATGGCGATTCGGCCAAGGCCAAAATCGTTGGGCCTCCCGATGCTTTGCTGAAAGACGTGAAGCCGATTGAGATTCCGTTCGACATTCACCGCGATCGCAAGTCGGATGCGGTGCTGATCGAAGTGCAGGGCCAGCGATTGATGCTCAAGCCTGGACAATGGAGTCGCTGGGTGAAGCTCGATTTCGCTTTATCGATGCCCAAGCCGATGCCGAGTCAGTCGGCCAGCGGTATTTGTCGGTTCCTTGTGCAAGAGCTGGCACCGAACTTCCGCTTATACGTCACCCCGATTAACATCGATCCCTCGAGTCCTTCGGCCCAGGTGTCGGAACCCGAATCGTTTATCACCGACGTGTCCGACGAGCTTGGCTTGTTCTACACCACGGGTTTTCAGGAAGATCACAAGGCCCGTTCCAACGGGGTGTTTAACGACGACGAGTTCCGCCGCCAGGCGACGAACGTGTTGGAAGAGCGACTCGCGTTGTTTGAATACGCGGTCGAGAACTACGACGACGGATTGTTGTATTTCTACTTCTCGAGCAGCGATTTGCAGTCGCACATGTTCTGGTGGGACGAATCGGATGGCAACGTGCAGCATCCACTCTTCAACAGTGCCGAAGCGGCCACTCGATTCCAGTACGTGAAAGACCTCTACCGGCAGCTCGATTCGATCATCGGCGATATAAACGACCGCTATGGTGGCAAAGCAACGATCATTGTGATGAGCGACCACGGTTTTGCCAATTTCGGCCGCCAGTTCAATCTGAATTCCTGGCTGCGAGACTATGGCTACCTGAATCCTCGTGAATGCACCAACGTGCTGGTTGATGGAGACTGGTCGCGGACAAAAGCCTACGGGCTGGGGATCAACGGGTTGTATCTAAATCTCAAAGGACGCGAGGCAGAAGGTATCGTCGAGCCCGGCGAAGAGCAGGAAAAGCTGCTCCGTCAAATCTCCGCCCGTTTAAAGAGCGTCCGCGACTTCAATGGAAAACGCGTGATTCGCGAAGTCTATCGCTCGAGCGAAGTCTACAGCGGCGACGCCATGGAGCTGGCCCCCGACCTAATCATCGGCTACTCGCGGGGCTATCGTGCTTCATGGGAGACCTGCTTGGGTGAACTTACCGAGGATACCTTGCTCGATAACACCTCGGCCTGGGCGGCCGACCATTGTGCCGACGCCCTGGAGGTGCCAGGCGTGTTGTTCACGAACAAAAAAATCGACAAGAGCGATCCCTCGCTGGTCGACATTGCTCCGAGTATTCTGCAAGAATTCGGGCAGCCAACACCGAGTACCATGACTGGCAGTAGTATCTACAAACCTGCCTAA
- a CDS encoding IS5 family transposase, whose amino-acid sequence MKTERKYGSDVTDRQWQLLRQLLPARSQFGRRPIDRRRIINAILYVVRTGCQWRMLPKDFPNWSTVYGIFWRWRNDGTWQKIHDALRAKTRKAAGKKSTPTVAIIDSQSVRTAEGGEERGYDSAKKITGRKRHVAVDTLGLLLAIVVHSADWQDQDGAEWVMDKLGEQFKRIKIVFGDFAYGRSGLPDWTWETFGWILQTVLRPVGLKGFVVLPKRWIVERTFAWLARHRRNSKDYEKTTASSEAITYVAMISLMSKRLASAEK is encoded by the coding sequence ATGAAAACGGAAAGGAAGTATGGCAGTGATGTCACCGATCGACAATGGCAATTGCTTCGTCAGTTGTTGCCAGCACGTTCGCAGTTCGGACGTCGTCCGATTGACCGCCGGCGGATCATCAACGCGATCTTGTACGTCGTCCGCACGGGCTGCCAGTGGCGGATGCTGCCTAAGGACTTTCCGAATTGGAGTACGGTTTACGGCATCTTCTGGCGTTGGAGAAATGATGGCACGTGGCAGAAGATTCATGATGCGTTGCGAGCCAAAACACGCAAAGCGGCAGGCAAGAAGTCGACACCCACGGTAGCGATCATCGACAGCCAATCGGTTCGCACGGCCGAAGGAGGTGAAGAAAGGGGCTACGATTCGGCCAAGAAAATCACGGGCCGCAAGCGTCATGTGGCGGTCGATACGCTCGGATTGTTGCTCGCGATAGTCGTTCATAGCGCGGATTGGCAGGACCAGGACGGAGCCGAATGGGTAATGGACAAGCTGGGCGAGCAATTCAAGCGAATCAAGATTGTGTTTGGCGACTTCGCGTACGGTCGATCAGGGTTGCCCGATTGGACCTGGGAAACGTTTGGTTGGATTCTACAAACGGTGCTCAGGCCAGTCGGCCTAAAAGGGTTTGTGGTATTGCCGAAGCGATGGATCGTGGAACGAACTTTCGCCTGGCTGGCCCGACATCGACGGAACAGCAAGGACTACGAAAAAACAACCGCCTCCAGCGAAGCCATCACCTACGTCGCCATGATCAGCCTCATGTCGAAAAGACTGGCCAGCGCGGAAAAGTGA